TTTAGCGAAAATGATGCCGATTTATTGTTACTAAGAAATATTTCTTTTCAATGTAGTAAACATATCAAAAGGGCGCTTGGTATTAATTTGTTGCAGGAAAAAGAGTACATTTCCCCGATAAAAATACTCAATCGATTGTTGAATTTGTTGGGTTTGAAACTGAAGCGGGTAAATAATGCAGTCTATCAAATTGACACGGAGACGCTTTATGATGGCAGAGAAGAAATATTTGCAGTTTGGCAACAACGTGATGAGTTGATGTTGGCAAATGTAAAGGGTGTGGTTGATTATCCTTCACCCTGGAAGGGTGGGGCTACACATAGACGCCCGGAGGGCGGCTTCCCGCAGGGTACAAAGCCTGCCTTTGCAGGCTATATAGCGTCTGCGTCTACTCTGCAGTTGCACTTTGAGCAATTCTTCTAGCTTTTTAATTTGCTGGGAAACAGCAGGCTGAGAAATGCCTAGCTGTCTTGCGGCTTCACGAAAATTCCCAGTCCGAACTATGGCTATAGCGGTTCTCAGTTGAGTGCAATACATCAAGAAATAAGAACCACAGATGGACGAGCCAGCGCCTTGCGGTGAACCAGCGTTATGCAGGAGGGTTTCCCGACCCAGGCGACTGGTGTAAGTCCTGCGGACAGGCTACGCCAACGCCGTCAGGCGTGCCGCAGGCATACCCGGAGGGGGGTCTCCCCCCAACCCCAACGCCAGTCCGCTCAAGTCGGGAGACCCGCCCACGCGGCTGGCTCCTCCGTGGGGACCCCAAAGCCCCCCGTTGTGGCGACTGGCGTACAGATGAACACAGATAAATCTGTACTTCATCCAAACGAGAAGCGCTATAAAGAAGAAGGCGATCGCCTGCTAACATTCGACGGGCTAGTCCGATAATTAACCCTACGGTCAATTCTGCGGTAGGAGTTGCCAGTAAACTTGGGACGATGGTAAACCATGATTAATTTATTCATGAACCCTTATTTGAAGGTTGCGTTGCTAAAAAAAGTAGGCTAGATGTAGCAGTTTAAAGGTCAAAACTTTCCAACACTCCCTCGCATATATCAGGTATAAGGAATTTTGCAGCACTATCTAAGCTAATGCCGTTTTTTATAAAAAAATATTAATTGAGACGTTTGCGTAAATAGTTGCTGAAACCATCTACCACGATGACCATTAACAGAATGACGATCAGCAGCGCCGAAACTTCCCGGTATTGGAGAATGCGGAGCGCCCCAATTAGCTCGAACCCAATGCCACCAGCCCCCACTGCACCCATGATAGTAGAGGCGCGAAAGTTATATTCCCAGCGATAGAGAGTCAGATCCATAAATTGGGGAAAGACTTGGGGCAGAATTCCGTGATAGATCACCTGAGCTTTGTTGGCTCCTGCCGCGCGTGCTGCCTCTAAAGGGGCTGGATTGACCAGTTCGATATATTCAGCGAAAAATTTGCCTACCATCCCGATGGAGTGAAATCCTACTGCTAGGGTTCCTGGCAGCGCTCCAAAGCCGACGGCAGCAACAAAGATAATCCCCATAATTAATTCTGGAATGGAACGCAAGCCATTGAGAATGAGACGAGAGAGATGAAACAGTAGGGGATGAGGAGTTGTATTACGGGCAGCCAGCAAGGACAGGGGTAGTGAAAAGATAATTGCGATCGCTGTTCCCGCAACACTCATCGCTAGAGTATCAAATAGGGGCTTAATCCAATTGAAGCCATCGCTAAAATCGGGAGGTAACATCTGGCTAACCAATCGGATGCCGCTAGGAACTCCATCGGCGAGTCGATTGCCATCTAGAAGTCCTACGAAATAGAAGCAAATACAGATAACGAGAAAAACGATCGCGGCAATAACAATTGAGCGATTCCATTGACGACGCTGTTGTTTCAACAATCGCTCAAATTGAGGTTTAGGATCGGGTGGGATGGGAGTTCGGGGATTTTTTTTCTTGACGGGCATGATTTAAGATAATAATGCTTCAAAAGCCTCCCTTGGTTGCCGTAGCTACCATCAATCCCCATAAAAGCCCAAAATGAACTCGGCGATCGCGCTGAATTTCAAAACCCACATCAATTAAAAGGCGGTGAAATTCGTCTTGGGTATAGCATTGCTTGTAAGCGGAGTCGAAAAGTGGCAAGATGCGATCGCAAAGTCGGCACAAAAAATAATCTTTGCACCAATCGAGAATAATGACTCGACCATCGGGTTTGAGAACTCGTTTCATTTCCGATAAGGCGGTTTCGGGGCGATCAAAGTAATGAAAGGCATTGGCAGAGATAACGACATCAAAAGTGCGATCGGCGAAGGGAAGCAACGAAGCCGAAGCGGTTTGAAAGACTGCGTTGCTATAGTTGCGGCATTTGTGTCGAGCGATCGCCAGCATTTTCTCGGAAATATCTACCCCAATTATTGATTGTGTGGGATTCTCCGCCAAAATAACTTGCTCAAACTCCCCAGTTCCACAAGCGACATCGAGTACCCTTGCCTGTGGCGAAAGCTCTGCCCAGGTGTTTAAAAACGAGAGTGTATCGGTAACATAAGAATGCCATCGCCGATCGTAAATGTCTGCTAGGCGATCGTATTGCTGGCGAACCTTGGCTTCACTCATCTAAACCTATTTATTGACTTTCTCTAAATCGAGCTTGAGAATTTTGGCTAAATCGCGAATCGAGTCGTAATCTTTATCAGCGATCGCCCCAAACCCATCGGCTTTGAAAGGTTTAAGCACTTTTTCATCGTCTAGTTCAATAAAGGCAGCGCGAACCTTCTCTTTCAGTTCTGGGGAGAGATCGGAGCGCATCGTCCAAGGATACTGAGGATATTCTTTCGATTCGGCAATGACTTTAACTTTATCAGGCGAGATCGTTTTCTTTTCGAGCAAAGTTTCATAGATGGGTTTGCTCAATCCACCGACTTGAGCGTTACCATTTTGAACTGCCATCGCCACCGCATCATGAGAGCCTGTAAAGGCTTCTTGATAGTCTTTTTGTTGTTCTAACCCTGCTTCTTTTAGCATCGATTTGGGAATTAAATGACTGGACGTTGACGCTTGATCGCCAAAGGCTACAGTCTTTCCCTTAGCAGCTTGCAGGGTATTAACGCCGCTACCAATATTGGCAATGATGACCGACTGATAGGTAGTTTTCCCATGTTTCTTCATAGCCGCAAACGGTTCGATGTCACTCTTGGTCTTTGCCAGAACGTAGGAAAGGGGTCCGAAATAGGCTAAATCGACCCGCTTGTTACTGGCAGCTTCAATCATAGAAGAATAATCTGTCGTCACGAAAAGTTCAATATTTTTATTGAGCTTGGTTTGTAAATATTGCTTTAAACCTTCATTGTTTTTAATAATGCTGGAAGGCGATTCATCAGGCAAAAGAGCTACTTTTAAGGTTTCGGGATCGACGGTTTTTGAGGCAACGGTAGCTACTGGGTTGCTTCCAGTTGGCGCAGTGGCAGTATTGCTATTAGTTTGACAACCGATCAAGGCAAATGCAGTCAGTGTGAAAGAAAAGAGCGATCGCCTATTAAATAAAGCAGTCATAGTGTTTTAGATTTTGGATTGATTATACAGATGAATGCACTGACTAAAGCTATCAAGAAATGTTAAAGAGGGGCAGTTTCCTTAAAACCGTCGTAGTGTTGAGCATTGGTATCACCATAAAGTTTGTTCAATCTATTACTATCGATTTCCGTGGGACTGCCATCAAGTACAATAGTCCCTTTCGATAATCCAATGATGCGATCTGCATAAGTTTGAGCCAAATCGACTTGGTGCAAGCTGACGATCGCTGTAATGCCATCTTCTCGGCAAATTTGCCGGAGAAACGACAGTATTTTATGGGCGCTTGCCGGATCGAGGCTGGCAACAGGTTCGTCTGCCA
The sequence above is a segment of the Mastigocladopsis repens PCC 10914 genome. Coding sequences within it:
- the phnE gene encoding phosphonate ABC transporter, permease protein PhnE, producing the protein MPVKKKNPRTPIPPDPKPQFERLLKQQRRQWNRSIVIAAIVFLVICICFYFVGLLDGNRLADGVPSGIRLVSQMLPPDFSDGFNWIKPLFDTLAMSVAGTAIAIIFSLPLSLLAARNTTPHPLLFHLSRLILNGLRSIPELIMGIIFVAAVGFGALPGTLAVGFHSIGMVGKFFAEYIELVNPAPLEAARAAGANKAQVIYHGILPQVFPQFMDLTLYRWEYNFRASTIMGAVGAGGIGFELIGALRILQYREVSALLIVILLMVIVVDGFSNYLRKRLN
- the phnD gene encoding phosphate/phosphite/phosphonate ABC transporter substrate-binding protein, translating into MTALFNRRSLFSFTLTAFALIGCQTNSNTATAPTGSNPVATVASKTVDPETLKVALLPDESPSSIIKNNEGLKQYLQTKLNKNIELFVTTDYSSMIEAASNKRVDLAYFGPLSYVLAKTKSDIEPFAAMKKHGKTTYQSVIIANIGSGVNTLQAAKGKTVAFGDQASTSSHLIPKSMLKEAGLEQQKDYQEAFTGSHDAVAMAVQNGNAQVGGLSKPIYETLLEKKTISPDKVKVIAESKEYPQYPWTMRSDLSPELKEKVRAAFIELDDEKVLKPFKADGFGAIADKDYDSIRDLAKILKLDLEKVNK
- a CDS encoding class I SAM-dependent methyltransferase — protein: MSEAKVRQQYDRLADIYDRRWHSYVTDTLSFLNTWAELSPQARVLDVACGTGEFEQVILAENPTQSIIGVDISEKMLAIARHKCRNYSNAVFQTASASLLPFADRTFDVVISANAFHYFDRPETALSEMKRVLKPDGRVIILDWCKDYFLCRLCDRILPLFDSAYKQCYTQDEFHRLLIDVGFEIQRDRRVHFGLLWGLMVATATKGGF